From the Bacillota bacterium genome, the window TGGGGCGGGAGATAAGGAATCTCTACACGCGCGAACCGGTGGAACCCGGCGAGAAGGTGCTGAAGGTCGAACTCCTGACGCGCAAGGGCCGGTTTGAGAACTGCAGCATCGTGGTAAGGCGCGGCGAGATAGTGGGCCTCGCGGGCCTGGTAGGGTCCGGCCGCACCGAGCTCGCGAGGGGTGTTTTTGGGATAGACCCCGTCGACAGCGGCGAGGTGCACGTTTGCGGTTCGAGGATCGCGGGCCGTTCCCCGGCGTGCTCGGTGGCCTCGGGCATGGGGCTTCTGCCCGAGGACCGCAAGGTCGACGGGCTCGCCCTGATAATGCAGGTCAAGGACAACATCGTGCAGGCGAGCCTCAAACGCCTGTTCCCGCTCGGCGTCATCAACTTCCGCAAGGAGCTGGAGCAGGCCAACAACTACGTCAAGGACTTGAGGATTGCCACTCCGTCAGTCTACAAGCAGGCCAAGTTCCTGAGCGGCGGGACGCAGCAGAAGGTGGTCCTGGCAAAGTGGCTGTGCTCCGGCTGCCAGGTGCTGTTGTTCGACGAGCCCACGCGCGGTATAGACGTCGGCGCCAAGGCCGACATATACCGCCTCATGGACCGCCTGACACACGAAGGGGCGGCGATCCTGATGATCTCCTCCGAGCTCCCCGAGCTCCTCGGGATGAGCGACAGGGTCTACGTAATGCGCGAAGGACGGATAGTCAAGGAACTCAACCGGGGCGACGCGACGCAGGAAGTCGTGATCAGCTACGCCATGGGGAAGGGGGATGAGTACCTTGGCAGCACTGGGACGCAGGGCCGGTAATGGCCTCATCCTCGCGAAGATTCCCGGCGTCGTGTGGGCGTTCGCGGCAATGATCGCGTTCTTCGGTTTCGAGGGGCGCGGCTTCCTCTCGCTCTACAACTTCATTAACATCATCAAGCAGGGATCGATACTTGCGATCGCCGCCACGGGTATGACGCTGGCCATATTATCCGCCGGCATCGACCTGTCCGCGGGTTCGGTGATGTCTCTCAGCGGCGTTATCCTTGGGTTGCTGCTTCACAGCGGATGGAGTATTCCGGCGGCCATACTGGTAGCACTTTGCGTTGGGCTCGCATGCGGCTGCGTCAACGGCTATCTCGTCGCGCACCTGAAGATCCATCACTTCATCGCGACTTACGGAATGATGGGGATGGCCGCCGGGATTCCTCTTGCGCTCACGGAAGGGTCCGTCATACCGGGGTTCAGCCAGGCGTTCCGCTTCCTCGGGGAGGGCGCCGTGGGCGGACTGCCGCTGCTCGTCATAATTGCGGCGGCGGTGTTCGCGGTGTTTCATTTCACGCTCACCCGCACCAGATGGGGTGCCCACCTGTACGCGGTAGGGGGGAGCGACCAGGTCGCCAGGTATTCCGGGGTGTCTGCGGACCGCGTTCGTATGTCGGCGTACGTCTTATCGTCGTTACTTGCGGCGTTTGCAGGGGTGCTGGCTGCGTCGAGGGCGAATTCGGCCAGTCCAATCGCGGGTTCGGGATACGAATTCGACTCGATCGCCGCGGTGATCATCGGCGGGACGCCGTTCACCGGCGGCCGCGGCGGAGTTGCGGGGACCATGCTGGGCGTTGCCATGATCACGGTACTCAAGAACGGCCTGAACATCATGGGGTTCGCGGCGCCGTGGCAGCTGGCGATCATCGGGACGATGATCACGCTGGCGATCACGTTTGATGTGATGGTCAACCAGAGACGAAAGGACCGGGTGTGAGATGGCGAGCATAATCCAGAAATGGTCCCGCGTGTTCGTTTTTGCGGCGGTGTTTCTCCTGCTCGCAGTCGCAAGCCCGTACTTCCTCACGAGGGAGAACCTGCTCAACGTCGTCCGGCAGGCCGCTCTCCTCACGATGCTGGGGATTGGTCAGACCATGGTGATCGTCACCGGCGGGATCGACCTGTCGGTGGGATCGGTCCTCGCGTTGTCGTCGTGCGTGGCCGCCGAACCTATCAAGAACATGACAACCATCTGGCCGGGGGTTGGCCTGGCGCTCCTCATCGGCCTCCTCTGCGGCACCCTCAACGGTGCGCTGGTCGCGCACGTGAACCTGCCACCGTTCGTGGCAACCTACGGCCTCCAGTGGGTGGCGCGCGGGGCGGTTCTCGTATACATGGCGGGCCACATCACATACGGGTTCGGACCCGCGTTCAGGTTCCTCGGGGCCGGCCACGTGCTCGGGGCGCCGATGCCGGTGGTGTTCATGGTGACGGTGTTCGCCCTCGCGTGGTTCTTCATGCACCGGACCACGTGGGGACGCAACGTGTACGCCGTAGGGGCGAACCGCGCCGCGGCCGACATTTCGGGCGTCCGGTCGGCGAGGCTCGTGCAGTCTGTCTACATGATAAACGGGTTGATAGTGGCATTCGTGGGCCTTCTGTACATCTCGAGGCTCAACGCGGCTGAGCCGGTCATCGGCGAGAGCTTCGCCCTGGAGTCCATCGCCGCGACGCTCGTCGGGGGCACCCCGTTCACCGGAGGCGAGGGCGGAGTGGCCAACACGGTGATAGGCGCTCTGATACTGGCGCTCATGTCGAACGGGATGAACCTTCTAGGTGTGTCGCAATTCTGGCAGCCAACCGTGCTCGGGGCCGTAATCGTTCTCGCAATCATCCTGGACAGGGTCTCGAAGAACCTGACGTCCGGAGAAGGTGTGAGACGCGCGGCCTGACTGCGCTGGCGCGCTTGACGGGAGGGGGGATAGTCCCGAAGCAACCGAATCCTAGCACCGCATGACGCTTATTCGTGGGAGAGGTCAAGAAAGGGGGATACTCCGTGTTCAAGCGCACAATGTTAGTAGTCGTATGCCTGGCGGTCATGGCCTCGTTACTCGCAGGCTGCAGCCAGGGCTCGAAGCCCGCGGCCAAGCAGCGCGAGGTAGTGTTGATCGTCAAGAACCTGGTCAATCCGGTTTGGGTGGACTGCAAGAAAGCCGCTGAAGAGGCGGGAGCCAAGCTGGGCATCAAGGTAACAACCCTTGCGCCGACGAAGCCGGACAACAACGAGGAGCAGCTCCGAGCAATTGAGGACTCGATTGCGAAGAAGGTAGACGCGATACTCCTCATCCCGGCCGACACAAAGGGCATCGTGCCCGGCGTCGAGAAGGCGAACGCGGCCGGTATTCCGGTGTTCCTGCTCGGCTCGCCGATCCCGGGCGGCAAGATCGTGACCCTCATCGCCGTCGACAACGTCGAGGCGGCCAGGAGCGTCACCGACGCGATGGCGAAGAAACTCGGCGGCAAGGGCAAGGCGATCATTCTCGACGGCGTGCCCGGCTCGCAGAGCGCCGAGGACCTGCATAAGGGCATGATGGAAGCGCTCAAGAACTACCCCGAGATCGTGGTGCTTACCTCGCAGACCGCGAAGTTCCAGAGGGCCGAAGCCATGAAGGTCATGGAGGACCTCCTGCAGAGGTACCCCGACGTGACCGTTGTGTTCGGGGCTAACGACGAGATGGCGCTCGGCGCTATCGAGGCGATTGACGCGGCCAAGAAGTCCGGGCAGATCGCCGTCTCGGGTCTCGACGCCAACGCCGACGCCTGCAAGGCGGTCGATGCCGGCAAGATGCTCATGACCTGCGACAAGGGCTGGGGCCGCACGGGTGCCATCGGCGTGGAGCAGGCGGACAAGTACTTCAAGGGCGAGAAGATCCCCGAGAGGATACTCGTCCCGACGGCGGTCGTTGACAAGTCCAACGTGGACAAGTTCCTGAAGAAGTAGTGAACGGCGGCGCCCGGTACTCTTGCCCGGGCGCGCCGGGACATGGCTGGCCGGGGCGCCTGACCGCGACCTTTGACGGCTGCGACCCCCGGCCGCTCTTGTACGGCTATTGTGCGGTGTACGGTTCGTGTACCCCGCGGGGGTGGTGTTTGTGAAGGGCTGGATGGTCAAGGGCCCCGGCAACCTGGAACTCGTTTCTGCTCGGAAGCCGCGGCCTGCGGCGGGCGAACTGCTCGTTCGCGTCAACAGGGTAGGGATTTGTGGTTCGGATGTTCACCTTTACCACGGCACTTACAGGGGCCCGCACAGGTACCCGCTGTTCTTCGGCCACGAGTGGTCAGGTGCGGTTGAGGGCCTCGGTGAGGGAGTGCGGGGTTTTGAAGTTGGAGATCTGGTCACGGGTGACTGCTCCCAGTGGTGCGGGGCGTGCGAGATGTGCCCCGCGGACAGGAACCTGTGTCTTTCGATAGAGAAGACGGGAATCACGATCGATGGCGCTTCGAGGGAGTACATGACGGTCAAAGCCTCCCACGCATACAGGGCGAATGGCTGCGATCCAGGGCTCCTGGCGTCGGCCGAGCCGCTCGCGGTGGCGGCGCATGCCTGCGAGAGGGTGGTTCGGGCGGCCGGCGGCGACTGGGCCGCCGCGGAGACTCCCAGCGCTGAGGTGGCCGGGGTTGCGGCGGGATTGTCGCCGGGCGGTTCGCACCGGTGCGGCGCGCCGTTGTTTGGGCGCGGGCTGGTGATGGGCTCGGGCGCGGTCGGGCTGGCCGTGACCATGTTCCTGATCGACCGCGGCGTCGTGGGTTCACTTGACGTGCTCGACGTTCAGCCGTTCAGGCTGGAGGTCGCATCGTCGCTCGGAGCGCGGGCGCTGACACCGGAGGACCTCGGCGGGCCGGCGGCCGCGCCCGCGACCGGGGCGGGAGGGTCTTCGTACCGCGACGCGTACGCGGCGGCCCAGTACGATCTGGTCGTTGAGACCACCGGGACGGAGCCGGGCTTCTCGACAGCGCTCAGCGTCGCAAGGCCCAACGCGTCCCTCGCGCTGATCGGGTTCCTGCCGAAGGCCGGGTACGAGATGAGGACGGTCGTCACGAAGGCGTTGAAAATCGTCGGGTCGATCGGGGGGACGGGGAACTTCCCCGACGCGCTCGACCTCCTTCGGCGGAAGCCGGAGTTCGTCAGGAAGATGGTCAGTCACGTGTTCACCATGTCCGAGGCCGAGGAGGCGTTCAGGGTCGCCACCGATACGGCCAGGGCCATCAAGGTACAGATCGATTTCGGCAGTCTCGGCACCTGACCCGGCAACACGGGGGTGGAATACATGAGTGATACGGCGAGTGTCCCTGCCACCATGCTTGCGGCGGTTTTGTATGGCCCCGGGGACCTGCGGCTGGAGAACAGGGCGGTCCCCGCGCCTGGACCCGACGAGGTCGTCATAAAGGTGAGGTCGTGCGCGATATGCGGCACCGACCCGAAGATCGTGGCGCACGGCTGGCCCGGCCAACCGGCCTACGGCGACTACATCCCGGGCCATGAGTACGCGGGGACCATAGTGAAGACCGGCGCCGGCGTCACGGCGCTCTCCGTGGGCGACCGCGTGGTCGTCGAGCCGCACAAGGGGTGCGGCAAGTGCGAGAACTGCATGCGCGGGCTGTACACCACCTGTCTCAACTACGGGAAGATGGAGACCGGCCACAGGCATTACGGGTTTACCGCCAACGGCGGGTACGCCGGGTATGCGGTCAACCACGTGAATACGTGCCACCCGATTCCCCACGGGATCACGTTCGATGAGAGTACACTTGCGACCACCGCCGGGACGGCGCTCTACGCGATAGAGAGGGCGGGCGGGGTCGAGGCGGGCTCCACCGTGGCGGTATTCGGCCCAGGGCCTATCGGCCTGATGGCGGTGCAACTCGCGAAATCAATGGGCGCCGGCCGGGTGATCATGGTCGGAACCAGGGAATCACGCCTGGAGAAGGCCCGCCAGGTGGGGGCCGACAGGACCGTGAACAGCAAGGAAGCAGACCCCGTCGAGGCCATCAGGTCGGCGACGGGAGGCCGCGGCGCTGACCTCGTGTTGGAGTGCTCCGGGAGCCCCGGGGCCGCCAGGCAGTCCATAGACGCGGTGAGGAAGAGCGGCCGCATCGGACTCCTGGGCATATACCAGGAGGAAGTGCCGGTGAAACTCGACCAGGTGGTGCAGTGGAACCTTACTGTCGCCGGCGGCAAGGCCGAGGGCGGCTGGGCTCTGCGCAGGGTGATGCCTCTCGTCGGTAGCGGGCGGCTCAAGGTGGCGCCGCTGATCACGCACAGGTTCCCGCTTACCCAGGTACACAGGGCCTTCGAGGTTTTCACGGGCCGCGAGGGCGGGGCGATCAAGGTGATCGTGAACCCTTCGGCGGGTGAAGAAGCATGACACCGGGGGACGGGTTCAGGGGTGGTCCCAACGGAATCGACGGTATTGACGATCTGGGGTCCGCAAACCAGCGGCGGGTCGAAACGGCCGCCGCGTTGAAGCAGCCTGACAGGGTCCCTGTCAACCTCTGCGCCAGCGCCCCGTGGGTGGCGTCCGTCGCGGGAGTCCCTCTCAAGACCTATTACGAGGACGTCGCCGTGATGTTCGAATCTCAGATGCGGCTGAGGGAGCGGTTCTACGGTCTTACCCCGCTCTGGGCGGACACGGGTATCGTCAACGAGCCGTCCGCGCTCGGGGCGAAACTCACGTGGGGGGAAGACGGGACCCCGTGGGTCGAGCCGTTCGTTAACGGGATTGACGACGTCCTGCGGCTAAAGGTGCCCGACCCGCGGAACGACGGCTTCATGGCGCGGACTCTCGAGATCCTTCGGTACATGAAGTCGCGCGCGCCTGACGGGGTGCCGGTCTCGTGCGGGTCCGTGCATTCACCGTGGGGCGTGGCGGCGCTTTTGAGGGGCGTAACACAGTTCTGCACGGACATCTACGAGGACCCGGCCCTCGTGAAGGCGCTTCTCGAGATATGTACCGAGACCGTCCTCGCCTGGCTCCGCGCACAGGCGGAGGTGGCCGGTGGCCTGAAGACGATCCTGATAAACGACGATATTTCCTCGTTCGTCAGCCCGAAGACATTCAGGGCGCTCATACTCCCGCTGTACGAGAGGATCTACGACGAGTTCCCTTCGGCACACAGGTGGTATCACAATGACGCGAACGCGAGCCACCTGCTGGAGGGGATCGCAGCCGCGCGGGTCGAGGTGTTCCACCTCGGCAACATGGTGGACATCGCCGCCGCCAGGGAGCGCATCGGCGACAGGGTGTGCCTCATGGGCAACATCCCGCCGGTCGAGGTGCTGCGGGACGGCGCTCCGGGCGACGTGCGCGACCATTCCAGGCGGGTGATGGAGGCGGCCGCGCGCGGAGGCGGGCTCATCCTCGCGCCGGGGGGGTACACGGCGGAGGGGACCCCGCCTGAGAACGTCGACGCAATGATCCAGGCTGCCCTGGAATTCAAAATGGGGGTGGGCTCGTGATTCTCGATGATTTCAAGTTGGACGGGCAGGTCGCGTACGTGACCGGCGCAAGCCGCGGGCTCGGGCGGGCCATGGCCGAGGCGCTCGCCGAGGCTGGGGCCGGCGTGGCCCTGGCGGCGCTTCCGTCAGAAGAAGAGGCAATGAAGGACGTTGCGCGCTACATCACGTCCCTCGGCAGGAAGTGCCTGACCATCGGCGTGGATCTATCCGGCGTCGAGGCGGCGGTGGCCTCGGTGGACACCGTAATAACGAATTTCGGCAGGCTCGACATACTCGTCAACAACGCGGGCATGACGAGGCGCAGGGTGTCGATCGAGCACACGGTGGACGACTGGGACGCCGTGATGAACCTGAACTCGCGCACCGTGTTCTTCATGGCGCAGGCCGCGGCGAAGCACATGCTGGCGCGCGGCTCAGGCAAGATCATCAACACCGCGTCGATGCTTTCGTTCCAGGGCGGGCGGGGGGTGCCCTCGTACACCGCCAGCAAGGGCGCGGTCGCTTCGATAACCCGCGCGCTCGCCAACGAGTGGGCCGGCAAGGGGGTTAACGTGAACGCCATCGCGCCGGGCTACATGAGGACGGACCTCAACACCGCGCTCATGAACGACCCCGTGAGGAGCCAGCAGATACTCGGCAGGATCCCCGCGGGGCGCTGGGGCGAGCCGGCGGATCTCAAGGGAGCCGTGGTGTTCCTGGCTTCGCGGGCCTCGAACTACCTGTCGGGCCACATCCTGTGCGTCGACGGGGGCTGGCTGTCGTCTTGAACGTCCGGGAGGCAAAGCGGGCATTCGTCGGGGTCGACGTGGGAACCACGAGCTGCCGCGCGGTGGCGTTCGGCGAAGACGGGCGCGTGCTGGGCAGGTCGCAGGTGGAGTACCCGTTCGTCCAGGAGCGGCCCGGGTGGGCGGAGCACGATCCCGAGATGCTGTTCCAGGCCGTGGTGTCCTCGGTGGCCGGATGCGTCGCGGGCTCCGGGCTTGGGCCGAGCGACGTGGCCGCCGTAGGACTCGGCACGTACTGGCACAGCCTCATCGCGGTGGACGCCGCGGGAAGACCGCTCACGCGCTGCATAACCTGGGCGGACGTGCGCGCCTCGAAGGAGGCCGAACGCCTGCGGGTGGCGGGCCTGGCCCGCGAGTTCTACGAACGCACGGGCTGTCCTGTTCACCAGATGTACTTGCCAGCGAAACTCTTGTGGCTCAAGGAAAGGATGCCGGAGGTATTCAGGGCGGCTTCGCGATTTGCCTGCATCAAGGATTACCTGGTACACCGGCTGTGCGGGGAGTACTGGGTGGATGTGTCGGTCGCCACCGCGTCCGGCCTGCTTAACCTGCAGACCTACGACTGGGACGAGAGGGTGCTCGATACGGTCGGTGTGGAGCCCGAGAGGCTCGGCGAGGTGGTGCGGGTGCAAACCGTGCTGCCGCGCCTCGAACCAGCCGTCGCGGCCGCGATGGGCATCGATCCGTCGACCCCCATGGTAGTAGGCGGGGGTGACGGTGCCCTGTCGAGCCTCGGGTCGGGGGCGGTAGACCCCGGCGTGATGGCGGCGATGATCGGCACGAGCGGCGCCATGCGGGTGATCGTGCCGGCGCCCGCCGTCGACCCCCAGTCGCGCACGTGGTGCTACGGATTTGACGACGGCGCCTGGGTCGCCGGCGGGGCGATCAACAACGGGGGCATCGTCTACCGCTGGTTCAGGGACCAGCTCGCCCCCGAAGAGCGACGGCAGGCTGCCGAGCGTGGGGTTGACGTATACGAGATCATCAACGAATGGGTCGAGAGCGTGCCACTGGGGGCCGGAGGGCTGGTTTTCCTGCCCTACCTGACCGGCGAGCGATGTCCCTACTGGAACGCGAACGCGCGCGGCGTGCTGTTCGGCCTCTCGCTGGACCACACTCGCCGCCACATCGCCCGCGCCGCGATGGAGGGCATCTGCTTCAGGATGGCGCAGGTGTTGCGGGCGATGGAGGACGTCACCGGACCCGCGCGCGAGATCCGCGCGACTGGCGGGTTCACCCGCTCGAAGGCCTGGCTGCAGATGCTCGCCGATGTCCTGGGAAGGGAGGTCGTCGTGCCCGCGTCACACGAGGGCTCGGCGCTCGGCGCGGCGATCCTCGCGATGGACTCCGTGCTCGGCGGGGGTTACGCGGCCCTGAGCCGCCGGCTGTCCCCCGTAACGGCGCGGTACGTCCCCGGCGAAGAAAACAACCGCAGGTACAAGGACCTGATGGAGATATATATCCACGTGTACAGGAACGTCTCGGCGCAGTTCGATGAGCTTGCCGAATTCCGCCGCAGGGCAGTGGATTGAGCCCGCGGACCGGGCGCCGCCGTCGCGCGCAGCGGTCCACCAAACCGGGCCAGTGAGGAGAGGAGCAGGCTTGAAACCCAAAGTGCTTGTGACAGCGCTATCATTCGGACAGACATCCCCCGAACCAGTCGTCATGCTCGAGAAGGCGGGCTGCGAGATCGTGCGCAACACACTCGGGCGACCGATGACTGAGGACGAGCTCGTCGACGCAGTCGGTGGCGTGGCGGGCATTGTTAACGGGAACGACAGGATTACCCGGCGGGTCATCGAAGCCGGGCGCGACCTGCGCGTGATCGCGAAGAACGGCGTGGGGGTGGACAACATCGACGTCCAGGCGGCCACGGAGCGGGGAATCGTGGTGACCAACACCCCCGGCAGCAACTCCGATTCGGTGGCCGACCTGACCTTCGGCCTCATGCTCGCACTCGCGAGGCAGATCCCCGCCGCCGACAGGACGACCCGCGCAGGCGAGTGGAAGAGGTTCATCGGGACCGAAGTATGGGGCAAGACGATCGGCATCGTCGGGCTCGGCCGGATAGGAAAGGGCGTGGCCGTGCGCGCGAGGGGCTTCAACATGAACATCCTGGCTTACGAAGTCGTGCCCGATCGTTCGTTTGCCGCGGAGCACGGGGTGTCGTTTGTTTCCCTCGACGAACTCCTCTCCCGCGCGGACTTCATAACCCTGAACGTCCCGCTCCTCCCCGAGACGGAGCGCCTGATAAACGCCCGCACGCTGTCGCTGGTGAAGCCGACCGCCTTCCTGGTCAATACCGCCAGGGGCGAGGTAGTCGACGAAGAGGCGCTGTTCGAAGCTTTGCGGGACAAGCGCCTGGCGGGCGCCGCGGTGGATGCGTTCCTCAAAGAACCCCCGGGGAAAAGCCCGCTGTTCGACCTGCCCAACGTGATCGTTACCCCGCACATGGGCGCGCATACCGGCGAGGCGGCGCACAAAGTGGGCTTGATGGCCGCCGGGGGAATCGTGGACGTGCTCGCGGGCAGGCGTCCGAAGCACGTCGTCAATCCGGCCGTCTATTCGTGAGGAGGGAGCATTGTTGGCGGAAGCGTTGAAGCAGCTGTCCCAGGCGGTCATAGACGGTGATGCGGCGCAGGCGAAGACTTGCGCCGCGGCGGCCGTAGACGCGGGCGTGCCCGCGAACAGGGTCGTTGGCGACGGCCTCCTCGCCGGCATGTCGGTCGTGGGAACCATGTTCAAGGCGAACGAGATGTTCGTCCCCGAGGTGTTGATGTCCGCCCGCGCCATGCACGCGGGCCTCGATGTACTGAAACCGCTGCTCGCGGCGGGTGGTCACGGCAGTTTCGGCAAGTTCGTGCTCGGCACGGTCAAGGGCGACCTTCACGACATCGGCAAGAACCTCGTCGGCATGATGCTCGAAGGCGCCGGCTTCGAAGTGGTGGATCTCGGCATAGACGTACCGCCGGAGAAATTCGTCGACGCCATCAGGGAGCACCGGCCGGAAATGGTTGGGCTGTCCGCCCTTCTCACCACGACGGTGCCCGCGTTGGAGAAGACGATAAAGGCCATCGAGGAGTCCGGGCTCAGGCCGTCCGTGAAGGTGTTCACGGGGGGAGCCGTGGTGAACGCGGATCTCGCGCGGAAGGCGGGTGCCGACTATTATGCGCCCGACGCGGCCAGCGCCGCCGAACTGGCGGCCGAGGTCGCCAGGGGAAAAGGGAGATGAACCAGGTGACCGACCACGAAGTTCTCAAAGCGGTAGGAGAATGTGGCGTAATCGCGATAATCAGGCGGCTGTCGCCGGATCGCGCGGAGAAGGTGGCGGAGACTCTCTCCTCGGCGGGTGCGCCGGTGTTCGAGGTCACGATCGACAGTGAGGACGCGGCGGGTGTTATCCGCCGGATGTCTCGCGCCCTCGAGGGGAAGGTGTTCGTGGGCGCCGGGACCGTACTTGACGCCGCTGCGGCCCGCGAGGCCGTGGCGGCCGGCGCGCAGTTCATCGTCGCGCCCAATTTCAACCCGGAAGTGGTCGAAACAGCGCTGCGCTACGGCAAGGTGGCCATACCCGGCGTGTTCACCCCCAGCGAGATTGTTGCGGCCG encodes:
- a CDS encoding sugar ABC transporter ATP-binding protein, with protein sequence MSRQPLLELKSIVKEFPGVRALDQVIFDLYPGEVHVLVGENGAGKSTLMKVLAGVYQPDAGEIVLEGRQVRLRDPKHAENLGISIIYQEFNLLPYRDVASNIFLGREQVKGPLGKIDYAKMHADSRALLDRVGLSVDTRVLVKDLGVAQQQMVEVAKALSLKAKILIMDEPTAALTSREIANLFSVIKNLVAAGVGIIYISHRLEEIYRIGDRVTVLRDGKYIATLPAADAKMDALVSMMVGREIRNLYTREPVEPGEKVLKVELLTRKGRFENCSIVVRRGEIVGLAGLVGSGRTELARGVFGIDPVDSGEVHVCGSRIAGRSPACSVASGMGLLPEDRKVDGLALIMQVKDNIVQASLKRLFPLGVINFRKELEQANNYVKDLRIATPSVYKQAKFLSGGTQQKVVLAKWLCSGCQVLLFDEPTRGIDVGAKADIYRLMDRLTHEGAAILMISSELPELLGMSDRVYVMREGRIVKELNRGDATQEVVISYAMGKGDEYLGSTGTQGR
- a CDS encoding ABC transporter permease, translated to MAALGRRAGNGLILAKIPGVVWAFAAMIAFFGFEGRGFLSLYNFINIIKQGSILAIAATGMTLAILSAGIDLSAGSVMSLSGVILGLLLHSGWSIPAAILVALCVGLACGCVNGYLVAHLKIHHFIATYGMMGMAAGIPLALTEGSVIPGFSQAFRFLGEGAVGGLPLLVIIAAAVFAVFHFTLTRTRWGAHLYAVGGSDQVARYSGVSADRVRMSAYVLSSLLAAFAGVLAASRANSASPIAGSGYEFDSIAAVIIGGTPFTGGRGGVAGTMLGVAMITVLKNGLNIMGFAAPWQLAIIGTMITLAITFDVMVNQRRKDRV
- a CDS encoding ABC transporter permease, with translation MASIIQKWSRVFVFAAVFLLLAVASPYFLTRENLLNVVRQAALLTMLGIGQTMVIVTGGIDLSVGSVLALSSCVAAEPIKNMTTIWPGVGLALLIGLLCGTLNGALVAHVNLPPFVATYGLQWVARGAVLVYMAGHITYGFGPAFRFLGAGHVLGAPMPVVFMVTVFALAWFFMHRTTWGRNVYAVGANRAAADISGVRSARLVQSVYMINGLIVAFVGLLYISRLNAAEPVIGESFALESIAATLVGGTPFTGGEGGVANTVIGALILALMSNGMNLLGVSQFWQPTVLGAVIVLAIILDRVSKNLTSGEGVRRAA
- a CDS encoding sugar ABC transporter substrate-binding protein, which produces MFKRTMLVVVCLAVMASLLAGCSQGSKPAAKQREVVLIVKNLVNPVWVDCKKAAEEAGAKLGIKVTTLAPTKPDNNEEQLRAIEDSIAKKVDAILLIPADTKGIVPGVEKANAAGIPVFLLGSPIPGGKIVTLIAVDNVEAARSVTDAMAKKLGGKGKAIILDGVPGSQSAEDLHKGMMEALKNYPEIVVLTSQTAKFQRAEAMKVMEDLLQRYPDVTVVFGANDEMALGAIEAIDAAKKSGQIAVSGLDANADACKAVDAGKMLMTCDKGWGRTGAIGVEQADKYFKGEKIPERILVPTAVVDKSNVDKFLKK
- a CDS encoding alcohol dehydrogenase catalytic domain-containing protein, with product MKGWMVKGPGNLELVSARKPRPAAGELLVRVNRVGICGSDVHLYHGTYRGPHRYPLFFGHEWSGAVEGLGEGVRGFEVGDLVTGDCSQWCGACEMCPADRNLCLSIEKTGITIDGASREYMTVKASHAYRANGCDPGLLASAEPLAVAAHACERVVRAAGGDWAAAETPSAEVAGVAAGLSPGGSHRCGAPLFGRGLVMGSGAVGLAVTMFLIDRGVVGSLDVLDVQPFRLEVASSLGARALTPEDLGGPAAAPATGAGGSSYRDAYAAAQYDLVVETTGTEPGFSTALSVARPNASLALIGFLPKAGYEMRTVVTKALKIVGSIGGTGNFPDALDLLRRKPEFVRKMVSHVFTMSEAEEAFRVATDTARAIKVQIDFGSLGT
- a CDS encoding zinc-binding dehydrogenase, whose protein sequence is MSDTASVPATMLAAVLYGPGDLRLENRAVPAPGPDEVVIKVRSCAICGTDPKIVAHGWPGQPAYGDYIPGHEYAGTIVKTGAGVTALSVGDRVVVEPHKGCGKCENCMRGLYTTCLNYGKMETGHRHYGFTANGGYAGYAVNHVNTCHPIPHGITFDESTLATTAGTALYAIERAGGVEAGSTVAVFGPGPIGLMAVQLAKSMGAGRVIMVGTRESRLEKARQVGADRTVNSKEADPVEAIRSATGGRGADLVLECSGSPGAARQSIDAVRKSGRIGLLGIYQEEVPVKLDQVVQWNLTVAGGKAEGGWALRRVMPLVGSGRLKVAPLITHRFPLTQVHRAFEVFTGREGGAIKVIVNPSAGEEA
- a CDS encoding glucose 1-dehydrogenase, which translates into the protein MILDDFKLDGQVAYVTGASRGLGRAMAEALAEAGAGVALAALPSEEEAMKDVARYITSLGRKCLTIGVDLSGVEAAVASVDTVITNFGRLDILVNNAGMTRRRVSIEHTVDDWDAVMNLNSRTVFFMAQAAAKHMLARGSGKIINTASMLSFQGGRGVPSYTASKGAVASITRALANEWAGKGVNVNAIAPGYMRTDLNTALMNDPVRSQQILGRIPAGRWGEPADLKGAVVFLASRASNYLSGHILCVDGGWLSS
- a CDS encoding gluconokinase, translating into MNVREAKRAFVGVDVGTTSCRAVAFGEDGRVLGRSQVEYPFVQERPGWAEHDPEMLFQAVVSSVAGCVAGSGLGPSDVAAVGLGTYWHSLIAVDAAGRPLTRCITWADVRASKEAERLRVAGLAREFYERTGCPVHQMYLPAKLLWLKERMPEVFRAASRFACIKDYLVHRLCGEYWVDVSVATASGLLNLQTYDWDERVLDTVGVEPERLGEVVRVQTVLPRLEPAVAAAMGIDPSTPMVVGGGDGALSSLGSGAVDPGVMAAMIGTSGAMRVIVPAPAVDPQSRTWCYGFDDGAWVAGGAINNGGIVYRWFRDQLAPEERRQAAERGVDVYEIINEWVESVPLGAGGLVFLPYLTGERCPYWNANARGVLFGLSLDHTRRHIARAAMEGICFRMAQVLRAMEDVTGPAREIRATGGFTRSKAWLQMLADVLGREVVVPASHEGSALGAAILAMDSVLGGGYAALSRRLSPVTARYVPGEENNRRYKDLMEIYIHVYRNVSAQFDELAEFRRRAVD
- a CDS encoding phosphoglycerate dehydrogenase, coding for MSLPNSAAGQWIEPADRAPPSRAAVHQTGPVRRGAGLKPKVLVTALSFGQTSPEPVVMLEKAGCEIVRNTLGRPMTEDELVDAVGGVAGIVNGNDRITRRVIEAGRDLRVIAKNGVGVDNIDVQAATERGIVVTNTPGSNSDSVADLTFGLMLALARQIPAADRTTRAGEWKRFIGTEVWGKTIGIVGLGRIGKGVAVRARGFNMNILAYEVVPDRSFAAEHGVSFVSLDELLSRADFITLNVPLLPETERLINARTLSLVKPTAFLVNTARGEVVDEEALFEALRDKRLAGAAVDAFLKEPPGKSPLFDLPNVIVTPHMGAHTGEAAHKVGLMAAGGIVDVLAGRRPKHVVNPAVYS
- a CDS encoding corrinoid protein; translated protein: MAEALKQLSQAVIDGDAAQAKTCAAAAVDAGVPANRVVGDGLLAGMSVVGTMFKANEMFVPEVLMSARAMHAGLDVLKPLLAAGGHGSFGKFVLGTVKGDLHDIGKNLVGMMLEGAGFEVVDLGIDVPPEKFVDAIREHRPEMVGLSALLTTTVPALEKTIKAIEESGLRPSVKVFTGGAVVNADLARKAGADYYAPDAASAAELAAEVARGKGR